ATAAACTCCTGAAACCTAAAAGAACCCAAAGTTCAACTATACAACAACCAAGCTCAGTAAGAGAGCAAAACATTCAAAAATCAAGCACACTCCTTACAGTCACAAAAGATTAGCAGCTATGAACCCCCTTGGTGAACTCCAGATACTAACACACAAACCAAATGCTACTATTTGACAGATATCGGACAATCCCCTCAAGGCATAAGCTTGCAAAATAAGATCATCTCGAAATTCCTCTTTGAGCAGCTTCCTAAGCCATCACCTCTTCACCTCTGAAAACCGCTAATTCAAATTTTTGTAGCCTTCCTGCTTAATTCTATGTTTCCCAGTTCCACAACTACCTCTTCTTCCATTCTGACTGCACTAAAGCCTAACCTTTTCCCTAGAGCCCAAGCTTCTTCAACCTCTTTGATGATGTCTCTTCCAACATGCAATGGTGTCAACCTCCTAGATTTCTTAAATCTTTAACACCCTCCATTGAAAAAGATTTATTACCAACCTCCAATGCATTGTTCCATAATGACACCTTTGTCTTCACCTTTCCTTtcctttaaatttctttttcctcctttctttttaacaaaaccTTTAAGTTTTATGAACCATTCCTTATCACCATTGTCCAACCCTTTTTCTTCAATCCCATTAATCTCCCTACCAGCTTCATTTTCAGTCTCCAACATCACATTAAAGGTACCTTGACACCTCTGCATCAGACTTTGAGTGGCTGACCCATCACTTATAATGCTGTCTCCATTAGGCATGCCTTTTACCTCAGAATTTGCTTCGAGATGCCTACTAGAAGCATCCACGTTAGCCTCTCTATCTTGGCTGTCGCACACTGCGTGAAAGCCATCTACAAGGTTATGAACATAACTGAGGTCAGTTTCCGTAACTTTTGACTTTGTACCTATTGTTGCCATACGGCAGCAATACACAATTCTAGCTAAGCACTTTGTTTTAACAACCATAAAGGCTTAGCTCACATCATCGGAATTCAACAGATTCAAGTCTACATAAATGAGATCTCCGCATAACAAACTAAAATTGTACATTGTAGGATAGTTCCAGCATGACTCGGGTTGCCCAAGCAAACTAATCCAACTATTCTGCATCTAGATACAAACTCCCTCAACCAAGGGTGGATATTGGATAACCATTGACCAAGCCAAACCAAGACCACTCCCTCCATCTTCTTCAAAGTATTGTAGTcatcgaattcaacgagaaaatgATTCCCATAAAACTTTGCAGATATATTGGAAACTCCTAATGCTGTAAGATTATCAGTTAAGACCACGACCTCAATAACCCTTGTCGGTGTGCCAACAACACATTTATCTAACCTTTCCAAATATTCTTCTTCCACTATAGCTTCACACTCCTCTACCAACATATTCTATGGATTCTCTACTTCCCCTGCATGTTCGAGAGCTTTGCTTTTCTCCAAACGCTTGAATGACCATTAAACCTAGCCATATTGACACTGATTTAATTCTCAAAAGCCTTGACCCATTCATCCTTCCGATTGCACGTTTAGCATCTTTTTAGGATAAGGAAAGTACAAACCCAAATCTCCAACCAGACTAACTTCTTTTCCTCTAAATAAAAACATGGGCAACCTTAACATGGGATTGAAAGATATGAAGTCGTATTGTTGACAAAAACTGAAACACCACAGCACCCTTTCTACTTCGGCAATCTTGGTTGTAGACCATTAAACACACACATATTAAGTCAAATCATAGATTAGGAGAGTCTATGGAAGGAAAACTAGCAAGAAAAGGAAAGTAACATTTTGTGGGAAAAGTAATCTGTTTGTCAAACACAGCCTAGCATTTCATATGAACTGAGTGCAGTGTGTTAGTTCATGAAAGGCCCTAAGTCCATCTCAATGCAGCATTTCTAATCTCACAATATTTAAAAGGGCAACTCAAAGAAAGGGATTCTCTTAAGAAATGGCACAAGTACAGAAATAGAAGCAAACAGAAATGCTGATTATGTTGATAGTATTAGCTATAGAAGATCCATATCAGGGTATTGTACCGTATTTAGTGAAGATTTGTAGCTTAGAGTAATGAAAACCGGGTGTAGTAAAATCTACTGCGGAAGCAGAGCTACAATTGATGGCACGAGGTAGTTGTGTATTGTTTGTGGTTTAAGATTATCCTGCACAATAGAGAAAACAAACCAACAAGCATAGAATCAAGTCTTAGTTGCTCTATCATGCATCTTTCCTTAGTAAAAGAGTGATATGACTTAAGCAAGCACAAGGTGTTGTTTAACCCCAAATGATAAAAATAAGGGATACAAATTCAGCATTCGATCATTATCTAATTAGGAAGGGCTTTCCTTCTTTCCAGGGCCGTTGTATTCTTCATCATTGAAGCTGAAACATTTTGGTAAAGTCAACGCCACGAAATCCAAGTATTAACACGTAAAAACTTGGAGTTTTGCTCAGGTATCATGCATAGTGCAGGATATTATTAGCCCACTACGAAACAATATGAAAACATACATTAGCGGGCACAAAAGACAAAAATAATGGTTCATGTAGCTAAAATCTTGAAATGAGGAATATGAAATACCGTATTGACGTAATGCAAAAGCATAACCCCAAGAAACAAATATGACAAATCATGTTTATGGAATGTCAAGCACCATAGGCATGCTTCATCGAGAGAAAAACGGAATTGTAATTGCAGGACAGTTTTGCAAGCATATTTCTTtgaacaaaaaagaaaataacaaaagCAACAAAGGCATCAACAATTATCCTCGTGAAACTATAACTGCATGGAGAAAAAGAATACCAGCTTCTGTTTTAAGCTATGTTTTCAGGTGAACCTACCTGTCCCTTTTTCAATCCATGGCCTATTTAAGTCTTTGATAATACAGATATTAAAgaatttaattgagttgatgaaAAAGGCAGTATATGACTTGTAACGAATGTCATTATCATCTTACCCTTACCCAGCTGCCCTGTTTTCATAATGCCTTGAAGCAGGGAATGAATTTTGGTAACTAATCCATTGCCAATCTATATTAAAACAAGCCCCCCCCCCCCCACCACCCCCTCCCCcgccccaaaaaaaaaaaaaaaaacctccttTGATCAAAAGTAAAGAGTGGGAGCAGAAATGTTTACCTAAGCATTTCCTTTGATCATCGTTGCTCCAGTTCTAGCCTGTAGGCTCGAAGAAAAGTGTTTTTTTAGGggaaaagggggggggggggttgAGTTGATTTCATGGACCTCTATTTTtataccttttttttttattttgttagcaTATTTCCAAATGAacgaaaatttaaaatattctcAAATGAAATTGCAAAGTTAGAAAACCTCCCTTGATTTAGCATGAAATTTGTTATTAATGTTATTGTAAAAACCCAAAGATCATGCATGGGTCTATGAGAAGCATAACAACATTATCATATCTCCAACTTCAATGTTGCAACTCAGATCAGTCATTGGTTCAGTCTGAAACATGGGAGCGGTCGTTAGAAATcccaatattttaaatatattataaatgaaAAGTGTAGAAAGTGCTGAGCCTGCTTAACTATCTTTTTTTCTTACTGCCTTAAATTATCAAAACATTTCCTTTCTCAGTATACAAAAGTTAGGAATGACCAATACAAAGGAGAGGATAGAAGAAGCAATTGACAATTCTTTAAATGGATCTCCTTCGGATTTGGCCGCACATTCGATTTGCTTCAACTGTCTGTCAATCTTTGGAAGTTATAACCAACAACCCCAATGCTCCAATAAGAATATACTGCAACGAAAATAGAAACCAAAAGAACAATGATATTCCATAAGATGAACATGTAAGAGGCCACCATGACCGGCCAATTTGAATGGAGGGAATGTATTTTGTTTTTGATGCACCAATGATGCAAAGATGCAGAAATGAAATAGGGGAAATCCCTGGAAGAACGTTAGAAGTAAATGTAACATAATTGTAGCCACTAGTCATGATTCAGAAAAATGCTTTGTAGCACAATAGGAAAATGGCTTTCTAGTTTAAGCAATCCATGCCACATGGAAAACGAACCTTGATAATTGGCTTTTCAGTCATGATTATAGTGACCCAACCAACATACGGCAAGAACCTGCAATAAAAGTACGTGATTAGAACATTCTTTTTGGACAGAAAAGCACACCACCCTTTTGCTTGAAACATGTTAAGAGTATGATTGAGCAGAGCAAACCCAAAACTCAGGCATGCAAGATCTTTTCAATAAAACCCTCTAAAGACGAACAGGACAATTGACTCATACTAATATCTGAGACTCGTGTCTTTCCCATAGTATAAAATGTCATTATCGTTCTCTAGCATTTTATAAAACATCATTATCATTCCCTAGTTGCTATGCTTTCTGATCAAAAGAGAGATATCAAACTCTGATCCCCATTTTGTCCAACTTTGAgggtggtcttacacaaaaataCTAATATTCAaggtggtcttacacaaaaataCTAATATTCAAACTTCAAACAAAAGTAACACTAATTAACAAAGATATCTCCCAGTATGCCCTATCTCCATAACATGCATGAGTATAAATGTCTGTGTGTTGGATTCTTTAAGATATGCTATGATTTTGAAGATGAAAACAGAGAACAAAAAGGTAATCTGTAATGCACAAAAGTAAAGGTTGAATGCTAAAGGCTTTACCCAACAGCTCTGCCCATGATATGGTGCCTTTGAAGGTATTGCTGACCTTGAGCATATAAAAGCCTGTCATCCCCATAATTGTTGTCTCCTGAAAATGCATAGATAGAGGAAGaacatttaattaccaaacaATGCAATTCTGGCAATagcaaatttaatatttatccaaATTAGCTATCACCTTTGGTGAGGACATCAACTTCTCCAGTATCTTGCCTTTCATGGACCTACAACaatatcaaatataaaatttcaGCACATGCCAAGAACATGTTCATTGATAAATCTGTTCAAACAACAAAAAAGGTTTTTCCTGTCCTCCTTATATAGTTTCAAAGTAAAGATAGGGTAGGAGCGTACAGTTCAACAAACACAATGGGTTTAGATTTTTCAAGTAGTAAGTATCGCATCTGCTGCAATTTTGCATTCGCATAAAGCATAAGTGAGCTCAAATAATTATTATCTTTCTAACCCAGTCCTCCTGACAATTTGGATACTAAATAACAGCTGCATCTAGAAAGCATATAGAAGCTTGGTAGCTAATGCTTCCTAGCGGTCAATGTCCCTTTAAGTTTATCAAAGAAAATTAGCTTCTTAAATAATTATACACAGACCATTTTGGTAGCAACAAAAATCAGTCATTAAGCATCTATGCCTAACCAAATGATCAATCATATAAGAAAAGATCATCTAATTCCAATTAAGAATTTATTGGCTCCTAAACAATGGCTCAAGCATATATATCCACAAACACTGACTCTTACATGGAAACATTTGTTGATATTAAATTAGCAAATAAAGTCAATTGATTTGCTACTCCTATTCTAAGGCAAGTAAAATAATCTGTTGCTCATACGTCTGAATGTCTAGATGGAGATGGAAATAGCAATCCTTCGAAATAATTTGAAAACCACTTTTTACAGTCATAATACATACAACTCTGTCCAAGGTCAATAAAAACAAGTAGTACGTATTAAAAAGTTACCTTAATTACACGATGCACAATTGGGATTTCACGGCCCTGACAAATTTACAGTTTGAGAAATGAATTAGCAAAAGACCGTGAAGGCCGAAACAGCTGtaacaacaataaaataaaatacagaatgaaataaaaataagaaaataaaacaaatgcaCTTACATCAATATTAAAAACAACAATCTCTCCTGCTCGAATAGGATCTTTACTCATGTGTAAGAACAAAATATCCCCCTGCATATGACATAATCCTAGCCAATTAAGCAACAGCTACACACATAGGGATCCACATGAACAACACTGGTCAAACATGTCAAGCAGTTCCACTAAAATGATTGTATGACAAAATTAATTTCATTCTGGTCTTACTACAAATCCAATGTGTGTCAGTCTAAAAATCAAATGACATGATTATTGGCAGATTGGTAGCAATAGCTAGTAGAGTGTAGTTGGCACCAACAGAGTACTTTAATTTGCcctaatttatttcaaataaagCAGGGACTGGAACAACATTGTCCTCACCCATGATAATGACAACATACAAGGAAAGGAATAAATTGATATCAAtttcaagaagaaaaaaaaggctTCTCGGTAAAAAGAAGTGATGCATGTTATCAGTCAAAGCTTTAAGTTACATATATAGAGCTCAAAACATATCAGGGAGAGAGAAAAGGTACACACTTTAAGGTGTTAGATGGCAGATTCGGCCATCTCCCTGCCCTTTATTTGTAAATCTAAAATTTCAAAGCCGTTAAAATCTTCATTGTCACACTCTCTCATGTTTCTTCCTGAAATGACTAAGTATAACCTATGTTATCCAAACTCTTCATTTTCCCTAAATTACCTGTGAACGACAGCCATGTCCAACTATATTCAAACTccaaaaatattgaaaaaaaCTAAAGAGTGAAACCCACCAAAATCATTTAAGCATTATCTTCTTTAAGTTCACTTACCCTCTTGAAGCCAGGTTCCATACTTCCTGAAAGAACAACGACAACAGGAGACTCACTGCCAGTGACACACATCAATCCCTTCCATATTATGAGGGCAGACGTAACAATCATACCTGAAACAGTACATCTTTCCATATGATCAAAATTTCACAGGTGGAATAATTGATGACAACAACTTTTCAAAACATTTTTTTATTCGAAAATCCCACGCATGTCCATGATGCCACAACAAGTTTGCAGTAACACCCAAAGGAGATCAAAAGACATGCATAAAtataccctaaacttttgcagagcccattacagattcgataaaaataaataaatgaaggaatTGGACGATAGCTACGCTTGGAATTGAAGTACAAAATAACCCCAATGAGCCACTAAACAAATTCGTAAACAAAATACACTACACACTCTGGATCTATCTGAAACAAAAAGTAAAACTACGTTCTGAATTCTTAAAAGAATAACACAATATGACTTGGGTACATATAGTAGAGATGGCATTTAGTTAGATACGTACCAAGGCTGACGACCTGGGTGAGGAGCTGGCGGATCTGGATTGATTTGATGGAGTCTACGGTGTCTCCGATCCAACCCATGTTTTCTCTTTTTCAGATGTGTTTCAGTTTCtttgttcttcttcttctcctttgtAGTTTATATACCAAATTAGAAGACGCAGAATAGCTGCTATCCCATCTAAAATGTTTGGCTTAATACATCTTTTGAGCCTTGTACTATAGTTAAATTATCATTTTCGTACATGTACTGTTTTTATCAATTTAACTCCTATACTTTCATTCTGAATACCTGTTACCCATCTATATTTTCCGTTAATTTCTTTTTTCATCCAATCAAATGCTGCAACTtctaaaaaaacttaaaattcctttaaactttcaaaatttccataaaaaatgcaaaaaattccttaaatttttcaaaaaaaaaaaataccataAAATTCTGCTAAGtattttcctttgtttttttattgttttgttctCTCAACTTCTCAAAAACACTAACACTACTCCTAAATGGAATTCTTTTCATGCACTTCCTCATTTCCTGTAGTCATAGAATCTTGGCTGGCCTGATCATTGGTCCTCTCTTTCTTGCAATGTTCTTTGGCATGATCATAGTAACCACATGTATAACAAATGGTAAGCAATCCCTCGTATTCGATGCACTGAGTGAATCCCTTGATCCCCATAAAAGATGTCAAAGGCTTGTTTAAATCGACAACAATAGCAATCCACGCGAAACGCCCTCTTTTTGCCAATCATTATGTTATAATCTATGTTCACAACTTTCCCAAGCACTTCTGCAATTGTCCTCATCAAACTCTTCATGTAATATTTGTAAGGTAACCCCGACAACCACACCCACACAACTACCTTGAATGGATCACCCTCTGGTTGCGAAGTCCCTACTCTAAGGTTGAACAGTAAGATATTGCCTATAAATCATTCATGGTCCTTCAGTGAGGACTTTGTTATAATCTTACGTTGATGCAAATTTCACCAGAAAACAATTATTATCAAGATCCACAAGTTGGAAATTCGCTGCAGGATACCACAAGGATTGGATTCTACCAATGAGAGCCCTATAACCGATGGAACGACTAAGAAGACGTACAATAATTGATTTCTCCATACTATTATAGATTAAATCGTGAACACGCTCTAAGAAACAAATCTCAGGATATAGTCCATCCCTACATATCACCACATCTTCTTCATTCAAGAGAACGCCATCAGCATCCCAGCCATCATCCACTTCTCCCCATGATTCAGTTGATACTTTGCTTAATTGACATATTTTTGTTattcatttaaatatttttggacATGAGTTTTATTGATTTTGGcactttattgattttttttatgtaGGTACAATATTGTTTAATGCGTCGGAAATCAAGTTAAATTATTGTAAGTTAAAATGAAGATTTTTTTATAAGAGTTGAAGTGGAGCACAAAATTCTTAAACAttagaaatattttaataattatttttatttacaaaatatttcttttaagGATTTAATTAATAACTAGATTTATCTTGAAGCACAAAAGAACACATattttattttagggtttaataataataataataatagttgttgttgttgttattataTAAGTGGTGAATGTGGGGGCGTATAAAGGGCCATAAACTTTCCTCAGTTTCTGTTTTTAATTTTTGGATTGTGGTCGCACGGTGGTTTTAGGGTTTTTAAGTTTTCttgaattttcatttttaatgtctttgagtaattttttttaattgttttttttcttATCTTTAAATTATGATGAGTAGTTAAATTTTATTTCTAGTTTTAGGTCGATAATTAATCTGGtgtttaaattgtgaaattttgaaatagtaCGTATATTTTTTAATTCAGTATTCATTAATTCTTCGGATTAATAAATAGACCAGTCATCTCATTTTGTCATTTTAACATCAAAATAGAGTTGGGCACTTAATTCGATATTGGATGACATACAATTGGTGAATCGGTACGATCTATAATTGTCATATTTGGTCCATTGAAGAATAAATTGACACGATCATTTGAGTGAGTAGTTGGATCCATCAAGGGAGTTAACGATCAAGTTTAAACGACCCATGAAGTTGAGGTCGTTGATTAGAGTCAGATCCTTCTAGCTCGCAAGGCTGTCGAGGAATTAAATCATTGAAGTTGATTTCAAGGTTATTCATTTGGTCAGTGCTAGTTGTCGGGCTATTCTCGCAGTAAATTCGGGTGGTTTGAGACTATTCTTTGATCACTATAATCAATTTATCAGTTCGAGGAAAAAACTCAATGTCAGGATATGTTCGAAGTAGAAATCAAAATCATGTTTGAAGTTGGAGCTTTCGGTTTATTCAATTTTaactttgtttgtttattttacgCTTAATTTATTTCTAATATTTATATGTCTACTTagtttttagttatttattttatatttaaacttAATTTCTTTCACAAATTTCACATAAATTCTTGATGAtaagaaataattgaaattaaTAATACGAATTTAGTTTTGGTGATTCCACCTCCATTATCAATATTTGACAAATGCCTGTCTTTAAAGAATTTCTTACATGTAGCAGCTTCTTCCATCTCAAGATCTCCAAATTTGACATCAATGACCTCTTTATTACGAACCATCTTTGTTGCCCTTTAAAGGTCAGAAGGCAGCGGTGACCCGAGCCGTTCATGGCTGGAGAAGGCAGAGATTTACTCAAATTGGTGAAAAATTTTAGTTTGAGTCCCTCTTCTTGAAACAGTATATCCACTAATTAAAACAATTAATGAACAGTGGCGATCTAGTTGGAATAGACTGAGTAGATGTTTTATTAAATAGGCAGAACTAGAATTACATAAGACAAACATAAATTAATGTCAAAGTTTTGATATAACCATACAAATCCTTGATCCATCATTTTTGAAGTAGCCACCTTCTTCTCCTGGTTAAGGTTGCAGTCCCTTCACAACAGGTTTGGTATGGGTGCAGTTTCCATGAGCGTCGAAGCTGAAGGAGTAGGCCTTCTTCCCTGGAACTGTAGATATTATGTGGACATAATAAAGCTGAATGTTCGTGCAACCAACATTCTGGTCGCAGCTCAAATTGATCACCTTGTCTGTGGTTGATGTTCCAGTGATGTATCTATACGAGACGTCGCTGATCTTAATGCCCGATGTCTACCATAAGTAGGTTCAAAAACCAGTTGTCAGCTACCATAAATATGCATATGGAAGTCAAAGATTTGGATTCAAGTTGACCCACCTCGTTTTTGCAATGACCACCGGGACAATAGTACTGGTCGATAATAATAGGGTTATCAGCTCGGATGAACTTGATTTTCTCGAATAAGATCTTCCTTGCATATCCAACGCCTCCCTTACATAACATGAAAATGTTTTTAGTTAAAGTTAATAAGATAAGTACCTAACTTGTTGACCAAGTTGCTTGCTTGCTAGCTTTACGATATCTAATTATTAATATTACCTGCCATGTCTTAATTCTAACTCCTGTCATAGTTTCATTGAAAGTACAATTTCGCACATGCACTTCCTCCACTGTGTCGTTCCCTCCATGAGCGCCCAATGATCCAACGCTGCATTTTGTGCTTTCTTTTTTGAAACAAAATATTTGAATATGATCTACAGAAATCGGGACTATTTTGTGAATAAAGAATGTATCCAATTTTGTTGTAGTTGTTGTGTACTGACCTGATGCCATGCCCAGGGCCGCATGCAATGCCAGTAATATTGATGTGGGATGAACCTGAGCTAATAGCTATGCAATCATCCCCTGCCACCATTGCACACAGTGATAACAAAGTTCAATATAAAAAAATCCACACTGCTTAGTGCTTATCCAATAATATGAAGAAAGTGAAGTTTTTCATGGTCAACATCATATATAGCCGAAGTACCAGTGCCGATAAAAGAATTCAGTATCCGAACGTTGCTGGAACTGGCTATGTCGATACCGTCAGTGTTAGGGCTTGTTTTTGGGGCACTTATATGCAGGTTAGAGAAAGTAACATCTTTGCAATTGAATATAGCAATGTGGTTTCTTTGgctattaatatgttttgttccCTTGAGCACAAGCCCATTGCACCTATAGAAAGTCAGTGCCTGTCAACAAACACAAATAAgccattaattaattataaatgttattgCAGATAATTAATATCAGCAGAAGAGAAAGTTTGTGTTTACTGTTGGTCCTTTGCAGGTTCCACCCTGGAGAACAAAAGTACACATATATGAGAAAATTTCCCAAGAAAACAAGGAGAAAGAATAATGAATTATTTGCAGTATTTAGCTACCTCTGGAACCCTATACGAACTACACTCTGACCACCATATAGCCCCTCGGCCATTAATTGTGCCAGATCCAATGATGGTAAGTCCATTTACATTAGTGAAGGCAAGCCACATGTCAAGGTGATAACCTTTCCATGCGCTTTTGGAATCGGGTGCAACGATGTTTCCTGACATCTATGGTACTCAATTCATTAGGTTCAAGTTATCAATATGAGCCCTGTTCAttacatgtaaaatatatatacatatattgattATATTTACCAATACATGGATAGAAGTGGACTTGCAGGGACCGCTGAAAGTGACAGGCTTCAGCAAGAATATCTTCGACGCTGGTATAACGAGGATTGGATTTCTTGAAGGAGAATTGCAGGTAGATTTCCATGCTTTGGAAAAGGCCTATGAATTTTATCCAAAACAATGTTAAAAGCATAATTGCATAATTGCATAACAAGCTAACATAAGCAAAAGGAAATGATAAGTTCAGTGGATGAATTTACAGCAGAATCATCGGTTTTCCCGTCTCCAACTGCTCCATAATCCATCACATTAAATAAATTTGTTGCACCGCTTGCTCCTCGTGTGAGGACGTACAAAATTGTAATAAAAACGCTGAAGATCAGTTCCTGCATCAACCATAacctttatcaaattaatttagcAGTCGAAATCGATGTGTAAGAGACATCCTGGTAGCTATATCTCACCATTTTGGGTACTATAGTAGGGGAATATAATATATAATGATGCAAAAAAGAATGAACGAACTTGTTGTGCAAGTTCCTTGTTGCTTAATGCATGCACATTTTGGTGAATGGGTGTAATCGAGCTTAAGAAATACCTAAGAACAACAATTTTATTGGATCTGGTGCTGAGCATAGAAGTTTTATTTTCTTACCATTGTACGCAAAGACAATAGAGATGATAACAGGGAAGAAACTGCAGGAAGGCTTGTGTACTTCTAAGAAGGCAAAAGGCATGATTTATAAGGTGAAATATCAATTGTTTTTTAAGGAAGGAAATGCTTAATTGGACATATCATTAATAGGCATGATTTATAAGGTGAAATATCAATTGTTTTTTAAGGAAGGAAATGCTTAATTGGACATATCATTAATTTAGAATCTGCCACGTTGTTTATTTGTAGAATTTGGCAACAGCAGCAGTGTAAAACT
The Gossypium arboreum isolate Shixiya-1 chromosome 10, ASM2569848v2, whole genome shotgun sequence genome window above contains:
- the LOC108487383 gene encoding uncharacterized protein LOC108487383 gives rise to the protein MGWIGDTVDSIKSIQIRQLLTQVVSLGMIVTSALIIWKGLMCVTGSESPVVVVLSGSMEPGFKRGDILFLHMSKDPIRAGEIVVFNIDGREIPIVHRVIKVHERQDTGEVDVLTKGDNNYGDDRLLYAQGQQYLQRHHIMGRAVGFLPYVGWVTIIMTEKPIIKYILIGALGLLVITSKD
- the LOC108488326 gene encoding probable polygalacturonase At3g15720 isoform X1; translation: MELIFSVFITILYVLTRGASGATNLFNVMDYGAVGDGKTDDSAAFSKAWKSTCNSPSRNPILVIPASKIFLLKPVTFSGPCKSTSIHVLMSGNIVAPDSKSAWKGYHLDMWLAFTNVNGLTIIGSGTINGRGAIWWSECSSYRVPEGGTCKGPTALTFYRCNGLVLKGTKHINSQRNHIAIFNCKDVTFSNLHISAPKTSPNTDGIDIASSSNVRILNSFIGTGDDCIAISSGSSHINITGIACGPGHGISVGSLGAHGGNDTVEEVHVRNCTFNETMTGVRIKTWQGGVGYARKILFEKIKFIRADNPIIIDQYYCPGGHCKNETSGIKISDVSYRYITGTSTTDKVINLSCDQNVGCTNIQLYYVHIISTVPGKKAYSFSFDAHGNCTHTKPVVKGLQP
- the LOC108488326 gene encoding probable polygalacturonase At3g15720 isoform X2, whose protein sequence is MELIFSVFITILYVLTRGASGATNLFNVMDYGAVGDGKTDDSAAFSKAWKSTCNSPSRNPILVIPASKIFLLKPVTFSGPCKSTSIHMSGNIVAPDSKSAWKGYHLDMWLAFTNVNGLTIIGSGTINGRGAIWWSECSSYRVPEGGTCKGPTALTFYRCNGLVLKGTKHINSQRNHIAIFNCKDVTFSNLHISAPKTSPNTDGIDIASSSNVRILNSFIGTGDDCIAISSGSSHINITGIACGPGHGISVGSLGAHGGNDTVEEVHVRNCTFNETMTGVRIKTWQGGVGYARKILFEKIKFIRADNPIIIDQYYCPGGHCKNETSGIKISDVSYRYITGTSTTDKVINLSCDQNVGCTNIQLYYVHIISTVPGKKAYSFSFDAHGNCTHTKPVVKGLQP